The following are from one region of the Bos mutus isolate GX-2022 chromosome 18, NWIPB_WYAK_1.1, whole genome shotgun sequence genome:
- the LOC138991777 gene encoding protein FRG2-like-2, which produces MESGTEDRHPNSPSMEQPTDQNPSQQDSFEEKSSDVEEKLSEGKGKIVSSQLQQNSVEERGSDGEEKRSEEKGSEPEMDEKDNSKENETQDRNRHTAPSDSERGSSSESSRKRKMDSRNRTCDGTGASPDEPSVTSENKKRKVLESGRSSSSEKTRAPRSRRPHPRRPGRSRRPRSRSPEDQLPPLRKSLVTSLRYMSEAIYQSIVHMHKQPGYSPQCWQQLAQLRGPLWAAAQTIYTMANQAACAFPAEGWLSPAPVQGTLRPTKDGVEGPSSEASPPLRRQKKLDLSQRDPSLLSRDHSSDS; this is translated from the exons ATGGAATCCGGCACAGAAGACCGGCACCCCAACAGCCCTTCCATGGAACAACCCACTGACCAGAACCCATCTCAACAagactcctttgaagaaaagagcTCTGATGTGGAGGAGAAACTCTCTGAAGGGAAAGGCAAAATAGTCTCTTCCCAACTCCAACAGAACTCCGTGGAAGAAAGGGGCTCAGATGGGGAGGAGAAACGATCCGAAGAAAAAG GATCAGAGCCCGAGATGGATGAGAAAGATAATTCGAAGGAAAACGAGAcccaagacagaaacagacacactgCTCCTTCAG ATTCAGAACGCGGTTCCAGTTCCGAGAGTTCCAGAAAGCGGAAGATGGATTCCAGGAACCGCACCTGCGATGGAACAG GGGCCTCTCCAGATGAACCCAGTGTGACTTCGGAAAACAAGAAACGGAAGGTGCTTGAGTCTGGCCGCAGCAGCTCCAGCGAAAAGACCCGGGCTCCTCGCTCCAGAAGACCCCACCCGAGGCGCCCTGGGCGCAGTCGGCGGCCCAGATCCAGGTCCCCCGAAGACCAGTTGCCTCCACTACGAAAAAGCCTCGTGACCTCCCTGCGCTATATGTCCGAGGCCATTTATCAGAGCATAGTCCACATGCACAAGCAGCCGGGATATTCCCCGCAGTGCTGGCAGCAGCTGGCCCAGCTCCGGGGGCCTCTGTGGGCCGCGGCGCAGACCATATACACCATGGCCAACCAGGCGGCCTGTGCCTTCCCTGCTGAGGGCTGGCTCTCTCCGGCCCCAGTGCAGGGTACCCTGCGGCCAACCAAGGATGGAGTAGAAGGGCCGAGCTCTGAGGCCAGTCCACCTCTTCGGCGTCAGAAGAAGCTTGATTTGAGCCAGAGGGACCCAAGCCTACTCAGCAGAGACCACAGCTCTGACAGTTAG